From Candidatus Thermodiscus eudorianus:
GCCAGGTAGTCTCCCGCCCTGCCTGGAGCATAGTAGAGTAGCTCCGCCCCCATGTCCTGTAGTAGCTTTCCTAGGAGCCTGCTCCTGGCGGCGTGCCCGAGCCCGATGCTTGATACCGCATAGAGGATCCTCATCCCCGTCAGTCCCTACTCAATGACGCGTTAGGGGGCTCCTCTAAGAGTCTTGATCTTTACACTGCTGGCAGTGGGGCCCCGCCCCCTAACCGCTATTCCTTCTCTCCTCTAGTCATGCCGAGCTTCTCCTTGTACTTCTCGACGAGCTCCTCGACGTGCCTGACAATCTCTGCCTCGTCAACGTACTTCCCTTCCTCGACGTCATCCCTGAGCGGCTTGATATACTCGTCCATATACCGGGATAACTCCGCCCTATACCCGCTGATACGGTCCAGGTCTACTCCCCCGGCCCCGCATTCCCTGTAGCAGGCCTCCAAGTCGGCCAGTACGCCGGATAATATGAGGACCGCGTTCTTCAACTCCTCGATGACCTCTCTAACCCTCATCCTATAGTAGAGGAACCCGGCCTCAAGCTCCATGCACTTGAAACCCGCGTCCCAAACCCTCATAGAGTCGACGTCTCCACCGTACTTCCTCTCAAGTAGCCAGTAGTCATACCCCCTCCTGACCAGGGCACGGACCGCTTCATCTATAGAATTGACCCCGGTAGACTTCATAAAGTAGCCAACAAGCCCCCTGAGTTCATCGTCTAACTTCAGCCTAACAACCGTACCGCCACCATCCCTCCTGAAAACCCGCAAACCAGCACACCAGGCAACACATGGTGTCTGAGCCAATAAACGGGTTAGGATCCGGGCTTCCGCCGCCCGCTTGACTAGCTCGAAGCAGGGCTAGTCTATCTGGCATAGCCGAGGCTACAGTGGGGTCCAGGCGCCGGGGATACTATAACTAATGGTAGGAGCCGGGTTGAGGGGGTTCGCCCCCTGTGGCGGACCCGGGGGGATTTGAACCCCCGACCACCGGCTTAGGAGGCCGGCGCTCTCTCCTGGCTGAGCTACGGGTCCATCCCTGTATAGTGGATGCACCGTCTGAGGCCATAAAAAGTTTGCACGAGCCCACAGGCCCCCGAGGCGAGGGACCCTCTAGGCCGGCGTGCTACCCGCTTCTAGCCCGGTCTTCTTCCTGTGGACGTGGTATGCGGCGGCTAGGTCGAAGAGGCCTGTCCCCACGGACTTGTATATCCTGGGTCCCCTGCCCGGGCATATGGCTCCCTGTAGGACTTCCCTCAGCCCGACTACCTTCACGCTGGCTGGCTTGTGCTCGGCCTCTCCAGCCTCTCCTAGGAACCCCTCTAGTGTATCGGCTAGTATGCACCCGGCCCTCTCCATGGCCTCCTCGTCGACCTCCCAGACGGGTTTTGGAGCCCCTATGCTAGCGACTATCACGTCGTCCCTCAGGAGGGACCCCCTAACCACGGGCTCTCTGCTGGTTGTGGCCGCTACTATGAGCTTGGCCCTGGAGTGTATCTCCTCTAGACTCGCTGTATGGCCTCCGAGCTCCCGGGCCAGCTCTCCAGCCCTCTCTGGGTCGACGTCGTACACCAGGAACTCTCCGACGCCATAGACCTCTCTGAGGCATTCCGCGTGGTAGCGGGCCTGTACGCCGGAGCCTATGAGGCCTACCGGCTCCTGGCCCTCGTAGCCGAGCAGGCTCGCTCCCAGGCATGTGGCGGCCGCGGTCCTGTAGCCGGTCAGTACGCCAGCGTCCATGAGATAGAGTGGCTCCCCGTCGCTCTCCCTGAGGACTAGTACGAGTCCTCGTACTAGGGGGAGTCCCTTAGAGGGGTTATCGTAGTAGACTCCGACCACCTTGACGACCTGCAGGCCGAGGCCCGCGGCTGGCATTGCGCCTAGCCAGGCGTTCCCGTGGGTTAGGCTTGCCCTCATGGGCGCGGTCGCATCGCCCAGTAGGACTCTTCTAATGTCGTCGACTAGCCCCTTGTAGTCGAATAGCCTCCTGAGCGTGGAGCCGTCTAGGATGGCTAGATCCTCCAATACACGGATCCTCCGGAGGCGCTCCTCCGTGATACAGTAGCTCTCTGGGGGATATATTACACACCGGGCCGGTCGTGTCCTTAGCATGCATAGTCTAACCGATAAGACCCCTCCAGGCATCCCGCATATAGGCTCGGGGTGGATCCTATGCCCCTAGAGGGACCCGAGCACTTATCCATGGCCTACGGCCTCAACCATTACAGGCTTGACAAGCCCTTGAGGGACGTGCTCAACTACTTCCTCGGCCGCGAGCCCTCGATGGAGGGTCTCGGGGAGTACACGGGGTCGACGGTCTACGAGGCCATGTATAGGGTCGACAGGATGAGCCAGCCGGTCCACGTGATGTGGAGTGTGCGTGGCGAGAGGGTCGACGTCTCCTGGCTCGACCCCATGGAGAGGAGGATAATACGCGACCTGGTCGAGGAGTACGGCGTGAACAAGTACCCCTTCGACGGGGGGAGCTGGCACGAGCACTACGCGGGCCTCAACCTCATAGGAGACCCAGGACTCTCCTGCATACTCACAATAACCATACAGACGGCCTACGCCCTAGAGAAGTACGGGCCAAGCGAGGTAAGGGACTACTACAAGAACCTAGCCGGGCTACAGAAGCCCCTAATGCTGGGGGCCACCTGGTTCACCGAGGTACAGGGCGGGAGCGACCTGGGAGCCAATACCACGACCGCAGACTACAGGGATGGGAGGTGGCTGCTCAACGGCTACAAGTACTTCTCAAGCGGGGCCGGGATAGCCGACATAGCACTAGCAACCGCGAGGCCCCGGGGCGGGAGGCCCGGCGCGAAGGGCCTAGCCCTATTCGTCGTCCCACGCTATAGGAGTGATGGATCGCTGAACTTCTACGTGAGGAGGCTTAAGGAGAAGAGCGGCACGGTTCCAGTGCCCACTGGGGAGGTCGAGTTCATCGATACAGAGGCCTATCTGGTGGGGGAGGCTGAGAAGGGCATATACTATACCCTGGAGGACCTGATGGTCTCCAGGCTAGCAAACGCCGCGGGGGCAGTCGGTATATCGCGTAAGGCCTACCTGGAGGCCTATATGTACGCGCTGCACAGGAGGGCATTCGGCAAGAGGCTCATCGAGCACCAGCTGGTTAGGAGGGACCTGCTTGAGATGGAGCTCCTCACGGAGGAGTCCCTCGCGATAACCCACAAGGCGGTAGACCTCTTCGAGAAGGCAAGGAGGGACACCCCGCCCTATACGAGGCAATACCACTACGCCAGGCTAATGACCCATATAGCCAAGAACATAACGGCGGTGAACGCCGCGAGGACCACCATGCTGGCGATGGAGTTGTTCGGCGGGATAGGCTTCCTCTCCGAGTACATGGTCGAGAGGTGGCATAGGGAGGCGTTGATCACGCCCATATGGGAGGGGACCAGCAACATACAGGCCCTAGACATGCTCGAAGCGATAGCCAAGAAGAGGGCCAACGAACCCCTGCTAGAGGACATGGAGGCCCTCTCGCGGGAAGCCTTCGACAGGGAGACTGCCGGGGCGGCGCTCGCCAGCATGAAGGAGACCCTGGCGCGGCTAATGGAGACCCCGCCCAGCCTAGCCGAGTACAACGCCAAGTACATACTAGAGGACCTTGGCCATGCTGCCTCCATAATCATACTAGAGAACATGGCCTCAAGGCTGGGAGATGAGAGGTATCACAACGTGGCGGCGCTTCTCAAGGAGTACGTGCTCCCGAGGAAGCCGATAGGGCACCCGGGCGACAAGGTACTGGAGGATATAGTGACTCTGGGAGGGACCCTCTCCCTCTAAAACCCTTGACCCTCTCCTCCTCCAGGGCCGGATCGTTGCCAATGATAAATACCCTTTCTCCGGGCATCTATTCGACGGTGTCCTATTGTGGGGTCGGAAGACGCGTTTAGAGTATACGCCAGCAGGCCCTGGCTGAAGAACTATGACGAGGGTGTTCCAGCCGACGTGGAGGTCCCCGAGAAACCCCTCTACTGGATCCTAGAGGAGGCAGCCCGGGGGTACCCGGATAGGACGGCCCTCTACTTCTTCGGCTACAGGATGAGCTACCGCGAGCTACTGGAGTCGGCTGAGAGGTTCGCCGGCTACCTCAGGGGCAAGGGGATAGGCCCGGGAGACGTGGTTGGACTGTTCCTCCCCAACACGCCCCAGTTCGCTATAGCCTACTACGGTGCCCTAATGGCGGGGGCCACCGTGTCCCCCATGAACGTGCTCTACGGGCCGGCCCTG
This genomic window contains:
- a CDS encoding ornithine cyclodeaminase family protein → MEDLAILDGSTLRRLFDYKGLVDDIRRVLLGDATAPMRASLTHGNAWLGAMPAAGLGLQVVKVVGVYYDNPSKGLPLVRGLVLVLRESDGEPLYLMDAGVLTGYRTAAATCLGASLLGYEGQEPVGLIGSGVQARYHAECLREVYGVGEFLVYDVDPERAGELARELGGHTASLEEIHSRAKLIVAATTSREPVVRGSLLRDDVIVASIGAPKPVWEVDEEAMERAGCILADTLEGFLGEAGEAEHKPASVKVVGLREVLQGAICPGRGPRIYKSVGTGLFDLAAAYHVHRKKTGLEAGSTPA
- a CDS encoding acyl-CoA dehydrogenase family protein, whose amino-acid sequence is MPLEGPEHLSMAYGLNHYRLDKPLRDVLNYFLGREPSMEGLGEYTGSTVYEAMYRVDRMSQPVHVMWSVRGERVDVSWLDPMERRIIRDLVEEYGVNKYPFDGGSWHEHYAGLNLIGDPGLSCILTITIQTAYALEKYGPSEVRDYYKNLAGLQKPLMLGATWFTEVQGGSDLGANTTTADYRDGRWLLNGYKYFSSGAGIADIALATARPRGGRPGAKGLALFVVPRYRSDGSLNFYVRRLKEKSGTVPVPTGEVEFIDTEAYLVGEAEKGIYYTLEDLMVSRLANAAGAVGISRKAYLEAYMYALHRRAFGKRLIEHQLVRRDLLEMELLTEESLAITHKAVDLFEKARRDTPPYTRQYHYARLMTHIAKNITAVNAARTTMLAMELFGGIGFLSEYMVERWHREALITPIWEGTSNIQALDMLEAIAKKRANEPLLEDMEALSREAFDRETAGAALASMKETLARLMETPPSLAEYNAKYILEDLGHAASIIILENMASRLGDERYHNVAALLKEYVLPRKPIGHPGDKVLEDIVTLGGTLSL